In Opitutaceae bacterium TAV5, one genomic interval encodes:
- a CDS encoding peptidase: MKSRKTEINPHKDSSLTPMPPARIHFSISVFSLSAFFFVPASLAAPYIEYLYPAGSPAGQTIEITLGGKTLEGAREVWISGEGVTGEVITIAQPTTAQINEAKKRDEVASQTARLRLTLSPDAAPGTRDLRIMADAGLSNRFRFEIGRLPEVLEKEPNDTLAQAFPLPSLPVTVNGQITNADRDHFRFHAEAGQQLLLQARARAIKPYLADAVPGWFQARMALHDAATGKKIAEVDDFRFDPDPVLLWTVPATGDYIVEIWDALSRGREDLVYRLTIGRLPFVTDIFPLGSPPAPAVITARGINLAENPTSETRIPDSGAGTTLTWHRDFTGQPPGTWAIGDDTTPLGPTNKLPFEIGILPEILEKKEPNNNPRNAQRITPPVVINGRMDVPGDTDCYTFTARKGDRLVLDVMARRLGSPLDAKLRIGPQKPFTQAANAAEAAALAAGKPKPRRSGPPSSDDVKDERYGLVTHHADPRIDFTAPADGTFHIFIEDTQGQGGPEYAYRLRVAPPQPDYELRVLPDNLSVPAGGNVVVQLRAFRIDGFDGPITLHLEGLPSGFELGSATVPAGKNTAILTLAVPADAEPGVYKPRFFAEADIPDPAHGGEPRRVRHDVSAAEELMQAFFYTHTVPVAQSYLVVGPPAPFRVELARPADAGPLELPLDTEVEIPIRVLREGKQKFQTPVRVTATRAGKGIVVTAAPVTAQETGGVIKIRCTDPKRVGGEGVFIIEGTQRAKGQKITATAPALPFRILPAPAPAGPGD, encoded by the coding sequence GTGAAAAGCCGAAAAACTGAAATCAACCCGCACAAAGACTCCTCGCTCACACCCATGCCCCCCGCCCGCATCCATTTCAGCATTTCAGTTTTCAGCCTTTCGGCTTTTTTCTTCGTGCCAGCGTCACTCGCCGCCCCCTACATCGAATACCTTTATCCCGCCGGTTCTCCCGCCGGGCAGACGATCGAAATCACCCTTGGAGGCAAAACCCTCGAAGGCGCCCGTGAAGTCTGGATCAGCGGCGAAGGCGTCACCGGCGAAGTCATCACCATCGCGCAGCCCACGACCGCCCAGATCAACGAAGCCAAAAAACGCGACGAAGTCGCCTCGCAGACCGCACGCCTCCGTCTCACCCTCTCCCCCGACGCCGCCCCCGGCACCCGCGACCTCCGCATCATGGCCGACGCCGGCCTCTCCAACCGCTTCCGCTTCGAAATCGGACGTCTCCCCGAAGTTTTGGAAAAAGAACCCAACGACACCCTTGCCCAGGCCTTTCCCCTTCCCTCTCTCCCCGTCACAGTCAACGGCCAGATCACCAACGCCGACCGCGATCACTTCCGCTTCCACGCCGAAGCCGGCCAGCAACTCCTCCTCCAGGCTCGCGCCCGTGCGATCAAACCCTACCTCGCCGATGCCGTTCCCGGCTGGTTCCAGGCTCGTATGGCGCTCCACGACGCCGCCACCGGCAAAAAGATCGCCGAGGTGGACGACTTCCGCTTCGATCCCGACCCTGTCCTCCTCTGGACCGTCCCGGCCACCGGCGACTACATCGTCGAAATATGGGACGCCCTCTCCCGCGGCCGCGAAGATCTCGTTTACCGCCTCACCATCGGCCGCCTCCCCTTCGTCACCGATATTTTTCCGCTCGGCTCGCCGCCCGCCCCCGCCGTCATTACCGCCCGCGGCATCAACCTGGCGGAAAACCCGACTTCCGAAACCCGCATCCCGGACTCCGGAGCCGGCACCACTCTCACCTGGCATCGCGACTTTACCGGCCAGCCCCCCGGCACCTGGGCGATCGGAGACGACACCACCCCGCTCGGCCCCACCAACAAACTCCCCTTCGAAATCGGCATCCTCCCCGAAATCCTTGAAAAGAAAGAGCCAAACAATAACCCCCGTAATGCCCAGCGCATTACTCCCCCCGTGGTCATCAATGGCCGTATGGATGTCCCCGGCGATACCGACTGCTACACCTTCACCGCCAGGAAAGGCGACCGCCTCGTCCTCGATGTCATGGCCCGCCGCCTCGGCTCCCCCCTCGACGCCAAACTCCGCATCGGCCCGCAAAAACCCTTCACCCAGGCTGCCAACGCCGCCGAAGCCGCCGCCCTCGCCGCCGGCAAACCCAAGCCCCGCCGCTCCGGCCCGCCCTCCAGCGACGATGTGAAGGACGAACGCTACGGTCTCGTCACCCACCACGCCGACCCCCGTATCGACTTCACCGCGCCCGCCGATGGCACCTTCCATATCTTCATCGAAGACACCCAAGGCCAGGGCGGACCCGAATACGCCTACCGCCTCCGCGTCGCTCCCCCGCAACCCGACTACGAGCTCCGTGTCCTGCCCGATAACCTCAGCGTCCCCGCCGGTGGCAACGTCGTCGTGCAACTCCGTGCCTTTCGCATCGACGGGTTCGACGGTCCCATCACTCTCCACCTTGAAGGGCTCCCCTCCGGTTTCGAACTCGGCTCCGCGACCGTTCCCGCCGGCAAAAACACCGCCATCCTCACCCTCGCCGTCCCTGCCGACGCCGAACCAGGCGTTTACAAACCCCGCTTCTTTGCCGAAGCCGACATCCCCGACCCCGCCCATGGCGGCGAGCCCAGGCGTGTGCGCCACGACGTCAGTGCCGCCGAGGAGCTCATGCAGGCGTTTTTCTACACGCACACCGTTCCCGTTGCACAAAGTTACCTCGTTGTGGGTCCGCCTGCCCCCTTCCGCGTGGAACTCGCCCGCCCCGCCGACGCCGGTCCGCTCGAACTGCCTCTCGACACTGAAGTTGAAATACCGATACGCGTGCTCCGCGAAGGAAAACAGAAATTCCAGACCCCCGTGCGCGTCACCGCCACGCGTGCCGGCAAAGGCATTGTCGTGACCGCCGCTCCCGTCACTGCGCAAGAAACCGGCGGTGTCATAAAAATCCGCTGCACCGACCCCAAACGCGTCGGCGGCGAAGGTGTTTTTATCATTGAAGGCACGCAGCGCGCCAAAGGCCAAAAAATTACCGCTACCGCCCCCGCCCTCCCCTTCCGCATCCTCCCCGCCCCTGCGCCTGCGGGACCGGGCGACTGA